From a region of the Rhodococcus sp. 4CII genome:
- the rplJ gene encoding 50S ribosomal protein L10 yields the protein MAKPEKVSAVAEITEQFKGSTAAVITEYRGLTVGNITTLRRALGEGATYSVAKNTLVKRAAAEAGVEGLDDLFVGPTAIAFIKGEPVDAAKALKNFAKDNKALIIKGGYMDGAALSVDEVNKIADLESREILLAKLAGAMKGNLAKAAGLFNAPASQVARLAAALQEKKAAEGGAAEAPAEAAAES from the coding sequence ATGGCAAAGCCTGAGAAGGTTTCCGCAGTTGCGGAGATCACCGAGCAGTTCAAGGGTTCGACCGCTGCTGTGATCACGGAATACCGTGGTCTGACGGTGGGCAACATCACGACACTGCGACGCGCTCTCGGAGAAGGTGCCACCTACTCCGTCGCCAAGAACACCCTGGTCAAGCGTGCCGCTGCCGAAGCGGGCGTCGAGGGCCTTGATGACCTTTTCGTCGGTCCGACCGCCATTGCATTCATCAAGGGCGAGCCCGTCGATGCTGCGAAGGCTCTGAAGAACTTCGCGAAGGACAACAAGGCGCTCATCATCAAGGGCGGCTACATGGACGGCGCTGCGCTGTCCGTGGACGAGGTCAACAAGATTGCGGACCTCGAGTCCCGCGAGATCCTGTTGGCCAAGCTCGCCGGCGCGATGAAGGGCAACTTGGCAAAGGCCGCAGGCCTGTTCAACGCTCCTGCTTCGCAGGTGGCCCGTCTGGCCGCCGCGCTGCAGGAAAAGAAGGCCGCAGAGGGCGGAGCCGCCGAAGCTCCCGCCGAGGCTGCAGCCGAAAGCTGA
- the rplL gene encoding 50S ribosomal protein L7/L12, whose translation MAKLSTEELLDQFKELTLLELSEFVKAFEETFEVTAAAPVAVAAAGAPAAAGADAAEEQDEFDVILESAGDKKIQVIKVVREVVSGLGLKEAKDLVEGAPKAILEKVAKDAADAAKEKLEAAGAKISVK comes from the coding sequence ATGGCGAAGCTCAGCACCGAAGAGTTGTTGGACCAGTTCAAGGAGCTCACCCTCCTCGAGCTCTCGGAGTTCGTGAAGGCGTTCGAGGAGACCTTCGAGGTCACCGCTGCCGCTCCGGTCGCCGTTGCTGCTGCCGGCGCCCCGGCTGCTGCCGGCGCCGACGCTGCCGAAGAGCAGGACGAGTTCGACGTCATCCTCGAGTCGGCCGGTGACAAGAAGATCCAGGTCATCAAGGTCGTCCGTGAGGTCGTTTCCGGCCTCGGCCTGAAGGAAGCCAAGGACCTCGTCGAGGGTGCTCCGAAGGCCATCCTGGAGAAGGTTGCCAAGGACGCGGCCGACGCCGCCAAGGAGAAGCTCGAGGCTGCCGGCGCGAAGATCTCCGTCAAGTAA
- a CDS encoding ABC transporter ATP-binding protein: MVGVEVSVEGLTKSFGSQRIWQDVTLTLPAGEVSALLGPSGTGKSVFLKSLIGLLRPEQGSIVIDGTNILECSSKELYEIRKLFGVLFQDGALFGSMNLFDNVAFPLREHTKKSESEIRKIVMEKMELVGLLGAEDKLPGEISGGMRKRAGLARALVLDPQIILVDEPDSGLDPVRTTYISQTLIDINAEIDATILIVSHNINLARTVPDNIGMLFRRHLVMFGPREVLLTSEEPVVKQFLNGTMIGPIGMSEEKDEAQMAQEQAMVDAGHHAGGVDDVEGIVPQMKATPGMPFRQAVARRQERVRHIMHTLPENAQIAIQESLDENSGGNGGGGYDYAYSQDDTQVIPAYRGEGYENTTHGQG; the protein is encoded by the coding sequence ATGGTGGGAGTCGAGGTTTCCGTCGAGGGACTGACCAAGTCTTTCGGCTCGCAGAGGATCTGGCAGGACGTCACGTTGACTCTTCCGGCCGGCGAGGTGAGTGCGTTGCTGGGCCCGTCGGGTACCGGTAAGTCGGTGTTTCTGAAGTCGCTGATCGGTCTGCTCCGTCCGGAGCAGGGGTCGATCGTGATCGATGGCACCAACATTCTCGAGTGCTCCTCGAAGGAGTTGTACGAGATCCGGAAGTTGTTCGGGGTGCTGTTCCAGGACGGCGCCCTGTTCGGGTCGATGAACCTGTTCGACAACGTGGCGTTCCCGCTCCGCGAGCACACGAAGAAATCCGAGTCCGAGATCCGCAAGATCGTGATGGAGAAGATGGAGCTGGTCGGTCTCCTCGGGGCCGAGGACAAGCTGCCCGGCGAGATCTCCGGCGGTATGCGCAAGCGCGCCGGGTTGGCCCGGGCGCTGGTGCTGGATCCGCAGATCATTCTGGTGGACGAGCCCGACTCCGGTCTGGATCCGGTGCGCACCACCTACATTTCGCAGACGTTGATCGATATCAATGCGGAGATCGATGCGACGATTCTGATCGTGTCGCACAACATCAATCTGGCGCGGACGGTGCCGGACAACATCGGGATGCTGTTCCGGCGGCATCTGGTGATGTTCGGACCCCGCGAGGTGCTGCTCACCAGTGAGGAGCCGGTGGTCAAGCAGTTCCTCAACGGCACGATGATCGGTCCGATCGGGATGTCGGAGGAGAAGGACGAGGCGCAGATGGCACAGGAGCAGGCGATGGTCGACGCCGGTCACCATGCCGGTGGTGTCGATGACGTGGAGGGAATCGTTCCGCAGATGAAGGCGACGCCGGGGATGCCGTTCCGGCAGGCCGTCGCTCGCCGTCAGGAGCGGGTGCGGCACATCATGCACACGTTGCCGGAGAACGCTCAGATCGCGATTCAGGAAAGCCTCGACGAGAATTCCGGCGGAAACGGCGGCGGAGGCTACGACTACGCATACAGCCAGGACGACACGCAGGTCATCCCCGCATACCGGGGTGAAGGGTACGAAAACACCACTCACGGGCAAGGGTAG
- a CDS encoding ABC transporter permease: MGVTRSSVLRPVNGALTQAGNIVELFVDVARNTFKRPFQVREFIEQAWFIASVTILPTAMVAIPFGAVVSLQTGSLIKQLGAESFTGAASVLAVIQQGSPLVTALLVAGAAGSAVTADLGARTIREEIDAMEVLGINPIQRLVVPRVLAMVLVAILLNGLVSVVGIAGGYFFNVILQGGNPGAYLASFSAFAQLPDIWVGELKAAVFGVIAGVIAAYKGLHPKGGPKGVGDAVNQSVVITFLLLFFANLILTMVYLQIVPAKGS, from the coding sequence ATGGGGGTTACCCGCAGCTCGGTCTTGCGGCCGGTCAACGGTGCGCTGACGCAGGCCGGAAACATCGTCGAGCTCTTCGTCGACGTCGCACGAAACACGTTCAAACGGCCGTTCCAAGTCCGTGAGTTCATCGAACAGGCCTGGTTCATCGCCAGCGTCACGATTCTGCCCACTGCGATGGTCGCGATTCCGTTCGGAGCAGTGGTGTCACTGCAGACCGGATCGCTCATCAAGCAGCTCGGAGCCGAGTCGTTCACGGGAGCGGCCAGCGTTCTCGCCGTCATTCAGCAGGGTTCCCCGCTGGTGACGGCACTCCTGGTGGCCGGAGCTGCGGGGTCGGCGGTCACGGCGGATCTCGGTGCGCGGACGATCCGCGAAGAGATCGATGCCATGGAAGTGCTCGGTATCAACCCGATTCAGCGACTCGTCGTGCCTCGGGTGCTCGCGATGGTCCTCGTCGCGATCCTGCTCAACGGCCTCGTGTCGGTGGTCGGCATCGCCGGGGGCTACTTCTTCAACGTCATTCTCCAAGGGGGTAATCCCGGTGCGTACCTGGCATCGTTCTCGGCTTTCGCGCAGCTCCCCGATATCTGGGTCGGCGAGCTCAAGGCGGCCGTCTTCGGTGTCATCGCCGGTGTCATCGCGGCGTACAAGGGACTCCACCCGAAGGGCGGACCCAAGGGCGTCGGTGACGCGGTGAACCAGTCTGTGGTGATCACGTTCCTGCTGTTGTTCTTCGCGAACCTGATCTTGACCATGGTGTACCTCCAGATCGTTCCGGCGAAGGGATCGTGA
- a CDS encoding ABC transporter permease, producing MTIAKGRGDRTLMAARRVGRAPLNVLDKAGEQMSFYARAIAWSPHTLVHYRKEVLRLLAEVTFGSGALAVIGGTIGVIAMMSGFTGVVVGLQGFAALEQLGSSVLTGFLSAYVNTREIAPIVAALALSATVGCGFTAQLGAMRISEEIDALEVMAVPSVPFLVTTRMIAGFVAVIPLYIVGLLAAYLASRVISTVFNGQSTGSYDHYFNLFLPPQDVLYSFAKVLIFAFVLILIHCYYGYHASGGPAGVGVAVGRAVRTAIVTIAVLDFFLSLAIWGTTTTVRVAG from the coding sequence ATGACAATCGCCAAGGGACGCGGTGACCGGACTCTGATGGCGGCACGCCGAGTCGGTCGTGCGCCACTGAACGTGCTCGACAAGGCCGGCGAGCAGATGTCGTTCTACGCCAGAGCCATTGCCTGGTCGCCGCACACACTCGTCCACTACCGCAAGGAAGTGCTCCGCCTCCTCGCCGAGGTGACATTCGGCAGCGGCGCGCTCGCCGTCATCGGCGGCACCATCGGTGTCATCGCGATGATGTCCGGCTTCACCGGTGTCGTCGTCGGTCTGCAGGGCTTCGCTGCGCTCGAACAGCTCGGCAGCTCGGTCCTCACCGGCTTCCTGTCCGCTTACGTGAACACCCGCGAGATCGCGCCGATCGTTGCGGCACTCGCACTCTCGGCCACCGTCGGTTGTGGTTTCACGGCGCAGCTCGGTGCCATGCGGATCTCGGAGGAGATCGACGCCCTGGAGGTCATGGCGGTGCCGAGTGTGCCGTTCCTCGTGACCACTCGCATGATCGCGGGATTCGTGGCCGTCATCCCGCTGTACATCGTCGGTCTGCTGGCGGCCTATCTTGCGTCCCGGGTCATCAGCACCGTGTTCAACGGGCAGTCGACCGGTTCGTACGACCACTACTTCAACTTGTTCCTGCCACCGCAGGACGTGCTGTATTCGTTTGCGAAAGTGCTGATCTTCGCGTTCGTACTCATCCTGATCCACTGCTACTACGGCTACCACGCGTCGGGTGGTCCCGCCGGTGTCGGTGTGGCCGTGGGTAGGGCGGTCCGCACCGCGATCGTCACCATCGCCGTTCTCGACTTCTTCCTGAGCCTCGCCATCTGGGGCACGACGACCACAGTGAGGGTGGCCGGATGA
- a CDS encoding MCE family protein, with protein sequence MSNTTSVAGRRVLGLVFFLVLALFLAFTIGMFNKTFTKVVKVDLLTDTAGNALPPNADVKVRGLIVGEVRSASTSEGEVTLALAIQPDKAPLIPSNATARLLPKTLFGERYVSLIVPEGDTAPPIQAGDTLRQDKSGNAVEVGEVLDGLLPLLQAIPPQDLANTLGALSQGLSGRGAELGLTLDRLEEIFGGLNTELPAIQEDLRGLADFSQTYSEAAPELVNALDNLRTTGNTVVEKQGEISTLLASLTGTASSTADLLQTNAESIVSIAADSREALQILGRYSPSFGCTFAGFAKSAPVARELLAPDDPYPGVRASVQFVNPKGRYVPNQDEPRLLDNRGPACYDNVTAPGGKFPQYPGGSSYNDGAYQVPSRNPGPSTIDFLPAPAGVPDQVPGYGAQVTPASYAGSKMEQDTLDVVYGEAGGMAPEDVPSWTTLVGAPTMRGTEVSFK encoded by the coding sequence ATGAGCAACACGACATCTGTCGCGGGCCGACGGGTGCTGGGGCTTGTGTTCTTCCTGGTCCTCGCGCTGTTCCTGGCCTTCACCATCGGCATGTTCAACAAGACGTTCACCAAGGTCGTCAAGGTCGACCTCCTCACCGATACCGCGGGAAATGCCCTGCCGCCGAACGCGGACGTGAAGGTCCGCGGCCTCATCGTCGGCGAGGTGCGCTCGGCATCCACGTCGGAGGGCGAGGTCACCCTCGCGCTCGCGATCCAGCCGGACAAGGCGCCGCTGATCCCGTCCAACGCTACGGCGCGACTGCTGCCCAAGACGCTGTTCGGCGAACGGTATGTGTCGCTGATCGTTCCGGAGGGTGACACCGCCCCGCCGATCCAGGCCGGAGACACGCTGCGTCAGGACAAGAGCGGCAACGCCGTCGAGGTAGGTGAGGTTCTCGACGGGCTGCTGCCGCTGCTGCAGGCGATTCCGCCGCAGGATCTGGCGAACACCCTCGGTGCGCTGTCGCAGGGGTTGAGCGGCCGCGGCGCCGAACTCGGCCTCACGCTGGACCGGCTCGAGGAGATCTTCGGCGGATTGAATACCGAACTGCCCGCCATTCAGGAGGATCTGCGCGGTCTGGCCGATTTCTCGCAGACGTATTCGGAGGCGGCGCCGGAGCTGGTGAACGCCCTCGACAATCTGCGGACCACCGGAAACACGGTGGTGGAGAAGCAGGGTGAGATCTCCACGCTGCTCGCCTCGCTGACCGGAACCGCATCGAGCACCGCCGATCTGCTCCAGACCAACGCCGAGTCGATCGTCAGCATCGCCGCCGATTCGCGCGAGGCGCTGCAGATCCTGGGCCGCTACTCGCCGAGCTTCGGCTGCACGTTCGCGGGCTTCGCGAAGTCCGCACCCGTCGCCCGTGAGCTGCTGGCGCCGGACGATCCGTACCCGGGTGTGCGTGCCAGCGTGCAGTTCGTCAACCCGAAGGGCCGTTACGTGCCCAACCAGGACGAGCCGCGCCTGCTCGACAACCGCGGACCGGCGTGCTACGACAACGTCACCGCACCGGGCGGGAAGTTCCCGCAGTACCCGGGCGGGTCCTCCTACAACGACGGTGCCTACCAGGTGCCTTCGCGCAATCCCGGTCCGTCGACCATCGACTTCCTCCCGGCACCGGCCGGTGTTCCCGATCAGGTTCCGGGGTACGGAGCCCAGGTCACGCCCGCGAGTTACGCGGGTTCGAAGATGGAGCAGGACACGTTGGACGTCGTGTACGGCGAGGCCGGCGGCATGGCGCCGGAGGACGTGCCGAGCTGGACGACACTCGTCGGCGCGCCGACCATGAGGGGGACTGAGGTGAGCTTCAAGTGA
- a CDS encoding MCE family protein — protein MRGLTAPLVKLIVFAVVTILATGLLAATIANLGGGGGTKFNAIFSDVTSLNEGDEVRIAGVRVGQVEKISIHDDREAEVQFSVSERDWLPASTTATIRFRNLVGQRYIALEQGEGQQGMKMNGGDTIPMERTKPAVNLTTLFDGFRPLFQTLSADDVNKLSYQIIQVFQGESGTITELVKNTASLTNTVADKDRVIGAVINNLNSVLATVNQRDDQLDSLIVNTQQLVTGLADDRGTVGSAVTSLAGLTDATADLLEPTRPSIQESITSLNTLATTLNRNSDTVNSVLQTLPVKLEKLGRAASYGSWFQFYLCGVDIVAGPGTAPQLNLPTGLPTVNQPLYTNSAKRCTQDGLQELQTR, from the coding sequence GTGAGGGGCCTGACTGCACCACTGGTCAAGCTGATCGTGTTCGCCGTGGTCACGATCCTGGCGACCGGTCTGCTCGCCGCCACCATCGCCAATCTCGGCGGCGGCGGTGGCACCAAGTTCAACGCGATCTTCTCGGACGTCACCTCGCTCAACGAGGGCGACGAGGTGCGTATCGCCGGTGTGCGTGTGGGTCAGGTCGAGAAGATCTCGATCCACGACGACCGCGAGGCGGAGGTCCAGTTCTCGGTGTCGGAACGGGACTGGCTTCCGGCCAGCACCACCGCGACCATCCGCTTCCGGAACCTCGTGGGTCAGCGCTACATCGCGCTCGAACAGGGTGAGGGCCAGCAGGGGATGAAGATGAACGGCGGCGACACCATTCCGATGGAGCGGACCAAGCCTGCCGTCAACCTCACGACGCTGTTCGACGGTTTCCGCCCGCTGTTCCAGACTCTCAGCGCCGACGACGTGAACAAGCTGTCGTACCAGATCATCCAGGTGTTCCAGGGTGAATCGGGGACGATTACGGAACTCGTCAAGAACACGGCCAGCCTCACCAACACCGTCGCCGACAAGGACCGGGTGATCGGGGCGGTGATCAACAACCTCAACAGCGTGCTCGCCACGGTGAATCAGCGCGACGATCAGCTCGATTCGCTGATCGTCAACACCCAGCAGCTCGTCACGGGGTTGGCCGACGACCGGGGGACCGTCGGTTCGGCGGTGACATCCCTCGCCGGGCTCACCGACGCGACGGCCGATCTGCTCGAACCCACCCGCCCGTCCATCCAGGAATCCATCACGTCGCTGAACACGCTGGCGACGACGTTGAACCGTAACTCCGACACCGTCAACAGCGTCCTCCAGACGCTTCCGGTGAAGCTCGAAAAGCTCGGCCGGGCAGCCAGTTACGGATCCTGGTTCCAGTTCTACCTCTGTGGAGTCGACATCGTCGCAGGACCAGGCACCGCGCCCCAACTGAACCTGCCCACGGGCTTGCCCACCGTCAACCAGCCGCTGTATACGAACTCGGCCAAACGGTGCACACAGGACGGCCTACAGGAGTTGCAGACACGATGA
- a CDS encoding MCE family protein — protein sequence MSRRRSPAVAGALGILVVLLATLSAFFLDSLPFIGAGSTYHAEFTEAAGLKPDNEVRIAGVKVGKVTSVELDGDHVDVAFKVSDAWVGDETSASIQIKTILGQKYLALDPRGSDTLNPSDAIPLDRTTSPYDVIEAFSAAAETVGDIDSDQLAQSIVTLSQAFEGTPTEIRASLDGVSRLSQTIASRDQELQKLFDATGKTTKVLADRNAEFNRLISDAGLLLGELNSRQQSISQLLTGTQRLSQQLTGLVHDNEAAIGPALEQLDGVVEILKANNENLDKAMKLYEPFVRLYTNVVGNGRWFDQVVVNLLPPGLPDIPGPREPVRTLGGN from the coding sequence ATGAGCAGACGTCGCAGCCCGGCAGTGGCTGGTGCCCTCGGCATTCTCGTGGTGCTGTTGGCCACCCTGTCGGCATTCTTCCTGGATTCGCTGCCGTTCATCGGCGCCGGGTCCACCTACCACGCCGAATTCACCGAGGCGGCCGGGCTCAAGCCCGACAACGAGGTACGTATCGCCGGTGTGAAGGTCGGCAAGGTCACGTCGGTCGAACTCGACGGCGACCACGTCGACGTCGCGTTCAAGGTGTCGGATGCGTGGGTCGGCGACGAGACGTCGGCATCCATTCAGATCAAGACGATCCTGGGCCAGAAGTATCTGGCCCTCGACCCCCGCGGCTCCGACACGCTGAACCCGAGCGACGCGATCCCGTTGGACCGCACCACGTCTCCGTACGACGTGATCGAAGCGTTCTCCGCTGCTGCGGAGACGGTCGGAGACATCGACTCCGACCAGCTCGCGCAGAGCATAGTCACGCTGTCGCAGGCGTTCGAGGGAACGCCCACGGAGATCCGCGCGTCCCTGGACGGCGTCAGCAGGTTGTCGCAGACCATCGCCAGCCGCGACCAGGAACTGCAGAAGTTGTTCGACGCGACCGGCAAGACGACCAAGGTCCTCGCCGACCGCAACGCCGAATTCAACCGGTTGATCAGCGACGCCGGCCTGCTGCTCGGTGAGCTCAACAGCCGTCAGCAGTCGATTTCCCAGTTGCTCACCGGAACACAGCGCCTGTCGCAGCAACTGACCGGACTCGTGCACGACAACGAGGCCGCCATCGGTCCCGCGCTCGAGCAGCTCGACGGCGTCGTCGAGATCCTGAAGGCCAATAACGAGAACTTGGACAAGGCGATGAAACTGTACGAGCCCTTCGTCCGCCTCTACACGAACGTGGTCGGTAACGGTCGTTGGTTCGACCAGGTCGTGGTGAACCTCCTGCCGCCCGGTCTGCCCGACATTCCCGGTCCGCGCGAACCCGTCCGCACGTTGGGGGGTAACTGA
- a CDS encoding MCE family protein has product MADVENGADRGGRGGVALIVGIVIVALVIAGALWWVFTRAGTTKITAYFDKSVGIYEGSDVRVLGVKVGSVDGVEPQGDQVKVDMRVDRGVDIPADAKAAQVTPSVVSDRYIQLAPAYTGGDTMQSGAVISRDRTATPVEVDQLYASIEKLSTALGPNGANKDGALSQFVETGAANLDGNGEALGQSITQLSDAARTLNESRGDLFDTVKNLQVFVGALAANDQQVRDFNSQLSDLSGFLAGERENLGAALNQLAIALGDVSKFVADNRDILAENVNDLVPVTQTLADNRESLVNSLTLLPLAISNLANSYDAESGNLASRLAFPDLQDPAGVVCKLIDLGKLVPGDPRFEQLGRQMQPLIDNCTAVTSQITQSAKSPSLVLPFGIMSADNIQRTVTPGTVPGVVSPRFESATGGEGE; this is encoded by the coding sequence ATGGCAGACGTCGAGAACGGAGCCGACCGCGGAGGACGCGGCGGTGTCGCCCTCATCGTAGGAATCGTCATCGTCGCGCTGGTGATCGCCGGCGCGCTGTGGTGGGTGTTCACCCGGGCAGGCACCACCAAGATCACCGCGTACTTCGACAAGTCGGTGGGCATCTACGAGGGCTCCGATGTGCGGGTCCTCGGTGTGAAGGTCGGATCGGTCGACGGGGTGGAGCCGCAGGGCGATCAGGTGAAGGTCGACATGCGCGTCGATCGCGGCGTCGACATTCCCGCCGACGCGAAAGCTGCTCAGGTCACGCCGTCGGTGGTGTCCGACCGCTACATCCAGCTCGCGCCCGCGTACACGGGAGGCGACACGATGCAGAGCGGTGCCGTGATCTCGCGGGACCGCACTGCGACTCCCGTCGAGGTCGACCAGTTGTACGCGAGCATCGAGAAGCTCTCGACCGCACTCGGTCCGAACGGGGCGAACAAGGACGGCGCGCTGTCCCAGTTCGTCGAGACCGGCGCCGCCAACCTCGATGGCAACGGTGAAGCGCTGGGGCAGAGCATCACCCAGCTCTCCGACGCCGCCCGCACCCTCAACGAGAGTCGCGGCGACCTGTTCGACACCGTCAAGAACCTCCAGGTCTTCGTGGGCGCGCTGGCGGCCAACGATCAGCAGGTCCGTGACTTCAACTCGCAGCTCTCCGATCTGTCCGGGTTCCTGGCGGGGGAGCGGGAGAACCTCGGCGCCGCCCTCAACCAGCTCGCGATCGCACTCGGCGACGTCTCGAAGTTCGTGGCGGACAACAGGGACATCCTCGCCGAGAACGTGAACGATCTGGTTCCGGTGACGCAGACCCTCGCCGACAACCGTGAGTCGCTCGTCAACTCGCTGACGCTGCTCCCGCTGGCGATCAGCAACCTGGCCAACTCGTACGACGCGGAGTCGGGCAACCTGGCGTCGCGCCTGGCGTTCCCGGATCTGCAGGATCCGGCGGGCGTGGTCTGCAAGTTGATCGACCTCGGCAAGCTGGTTCCCGGCGACCCGCGTTTCGAGCAACTCGGGCGTCAGATGCAGCCACTGATCGACAACTGCACCGCCGTCACGTCCCAGATCACGCAGTCGGCGAAGTCTCCGTCGCTCGTGCTTCCGTTCGGGATCATGAGTGCGGACAACATTCAGCGGACGGTCACGCCCGGCACGGTGCCGGGTGTCGTGTCGCCGCGATTCGAGAGCGCAACGGGTGGTGAGGGCGAATGA
- a CDS encoding MCE family protein — protein sequence MKRSVILGAGACAVAIAVSSCSSEGIYGVPLPGGPDVGNDPMHLTIQFDDVLDLVPQSAVKVDGVPVGRVESIKVAPDGWTADVEVILDSSVDLAANAVAAIQQTNLLGEKFVQLSEPPENKDPARLENGDTIPLDRTRHATEIEQVLGALSLLLNGGGVGQLQPIVHELTTALDGREDRVRGLLEQTNTLIDGLNQQRDDITRALDGLDALTTRVDEQNEKIGLILDQLPIATEVLNQQRPQLTQMLTQLDRLGTVGTDVINRSKNDLIADLLALRPTLKALADSGDNLPNSLAFIPTVPFPDGVEKIALGGSVNLFLSVDLQIGDALSALGVGQGDPVYVPPKFGEPKPIVDPSNPYYNGNGPKPGWPTVSLLPIPPIIPAPTGLRIPGLPGAAPAAGNGGAGNRTTDGQAPLPQNPLGGLLEQFGIGGGQ from the coding sequence ATGAAGCGGTCGGTAATCCTCGGCGCCGGCGCGTGCGCCGTCGCCATCGCGGTGAGTTCCTGCTCGTCGGAGGGAATCTACGGAGTTCCCCTCCCCGGCGGGCCGGACGTCGGCAACGATCCGATGCACCTGACGATCCAATTCGACGACGTCCTCGACCTCGTTCCGCAGTCCGCCGTCAAGGTCGACGGTGTTCCCGTGGGCCGGGTCGAATCCATCAAGGTGGCGCCGGACGGCTGGACGGCCGACGTGGAGGTAATCCTCGACTCGTCCGTCGACCTCGCGGCCAATGCGGTCGCCGCCATCCAGCAGACCAACCTGCTCGGTGAGAAGTTCGTCCAGCTGTCCGAGCCGCCGGAGAACAAGGATCCCGCGCGGCTCGAGAACGGCGACACGATCCCGCTGGATCGCACGCGCCACGCCACCGAGATCGAGCAGGTGCTCGGCGCGTTGTCACTGCTGCTCAACGGTGGCGGTGTCGGACAGTTGCAGCCGATCGTGCACGAACTGACCACTGCCCTCGACGGCCGCGAGGATCGGGTCCGGGGACTTCTCGAGCAGACGAACACGCTCATCGACGGACTCAACCAGCAGCGCGACGACATCACCCGGGCCCTGGACGGACTCGACGCGTTGACCACCCGAGTGGACGAACAGAACGAGAAGATCGGGCTGATCCTCGATCAGCTTCCCATCGCCACCGAAGTGCTCAACCAGCAGCGCCCGCAGCTCACTCAGATGCTGACGCAACTGGACCGGCTCGGCACCGTCGGAACCGACGTGATCAACAGGTCGAAGAACGATCTGATCGCAGATCTCCTCGCGCTGCGGCCGACGCTCAAGGCGCTCGCCGACTCCGGCGACAACCTGCCCAATTCGCTCGCGTTCATCCCGACCGTCCCGTTCCCGGACGGTGTGGAGAAGATCGCCCTCGGCGGATCGGTCAACCTGTTCCTCTCGGTCGACCTGCAGATCGGCGACGCACTGAGCGCGCTGGGCGTCGGTCAGGGCGACCCGGTGTACGTGCCGCCGAAGTTCGGTGAACCCAAGCCGATCGTGGACCCGTCGAACCCGTACTACAACGGCAACGGGCCGAAGCCGGGCTGGCCCACGGTGTCGCTGCTGCCGATTCCGCCGATCATCCCCGCCCCGACGGGTCTGCGGATCCCGGGTCTTCCCGGGGCGGCGCCCGCGGCCGGCAACGGTGGCGCGGGGAACCGCACGACGGACGGCCAGGCGCCGTTGCCGCAGAACCCGCTCGGGGGACTGCTGGAGCAGTTCGGAATCGGGGGTGGACAGTGA